In bacterium, one DNA window encodes the following:
- the nusB gene encoding transcription antitermination factor NusB, with protein sequence MTRRRLAREAALQMLYQSELGGADGVRENYWSTRFPHPEVVEFADRLVGRYFADPEEIDGLVRENLENYRLERLGHIERAVLRTALAEMLEGETPARVVIDEAVEIARDYAGEEAVAIVNAVLDRAARKLGLL encoded by the coding sequence ATGACCCGAAGACGCCTGGCCCGCGAGGCCGCGCTCCAGATGCTGTACCAGTCCGAACTGGGCGGCGCCGACGGCGTGAGGGAGAACTACTGGAGCACCCGATTCCCCCACCCCGAGGTGGTCGAGTTCGCCGACCGCCTGGTGGGGCGGTACTTCGCAGACCCGGAGGAGATTGACGGCCTCGTCCGCGAAAATCTGGAGAACTACCGGCTCGAGCGCCTGGGTCACATCGAACGGGCGGTGTTGCGCACGGCGCTCGCCGAGATGCTCGAGGGGGAGACTCCGGCGCGGGTGGTCATAGACGAGGCGGTGGAAATCGCGCGGGACTACGCGGGCGAGGAGGCCGTGGCCATCGTCAACGCCGTCCTGGACCGGGCGGCCCGGAAGCTGGGGCTCTTGTGA